The following nucleotide sequence is from Aneurinibacillus soli.
CATGTGAATACAGAGAGCGTTGGAGTTGATCAAGTATGAATTCGATTCCTGAGATGGACGATAATTTATTGAGTCATGCCATTTATGAGAAATTGTCTGTTGTTAAGCGATTAAGCTGTGAGGACGATGAAGAAAAGGTAGAAATTATTTCGGATCAAGGCATAAAAGAAGTAAGAGACATTGCGTATGGGCACCGTACCCGGGCGAAGTGTCTGACAATCGAAGACGAGAGTGGCAAATCGGTTCAGCACTGGTTTCCGCAAGTTGAAGTGAACGGCTGTTTTATTTTCATTAAAGATAAAGAATCTGCGGGCGGAGTTGTCGAATGTACAAGTCGCTATCTGGCATTGAAATACGCACGCCGCTATCTAGCTAAGAAGCATAGGCACGCAGGGGCCAAATAACTTCATGAATGCATGGGCATACTACTACCGGACACACACCATGAATCTAGTGGAGGGACACACGATGTCAAAACGCGTAAAAACAAACATCAATCTAGACCATAAGCGCCAGCAGTTCACAACAGCTACACCAGGCAAGAACGACAGTGAGTTTGCAAGCGTGACGGATACACAGGCGGTGCGGATGGATAAACTACAGCCAGGCGGCGAATCAAAAAGTAAATACCCGCGCAACTAGAAGTGTCCAGCAGGCGCCCCGGATCCAGAAGTCCGGAGCGCCTGTTTGTGTGCATAAAATGATAAAGTGTAATGTTATATAACATACATATGGAGGTTGTCCATACATTTCGCTATAATAAAGGAAGGATATAGTCAAAGGAGAGAGGTGAGACGGATGAGTGGTATCGTGGGGTTTATTGGAAAGCGAAATGCGCTGCCGATTCTGCTCGATTGTCTAGATACACTCGATTACCGGGGGTATGATTCAGCCGGAATTGCTATTTCTGATGAAAGCACTATACATATACGCAAGACCGTGGGCCGCATTGATGACTTGCGTGCGGTTGTGAATCGGGATCTGGTCACAACGGGTATCTTAGGCATTGGCCATACACGCTGGGCGACGCACGGGATTCCATCTGAGGCGAATTCACATCCGCTGACTGGATGTGATGACCGTTTTATTGTCGTACATAATGGGATTATTGAGAATTATCCGCAGCTGAAGCGCAATTTGCTGAAGCAGGGCCATACATTTGCGACGGAAACGGATACTGAAGTGATTCCGCACTTGCTCGAAGAATATGACACGGGTGATTTTGAGAAAACCGTGCAGGCAGTATTGCCAATGCTTGTGGGCTCATTCGCTCTGGCCATCATGTCAAAGGAGCAGCCTGACATGATTATAGCTGTGTCGCAAAACAATCCGCTCGTACTTGGCCGGGACAAAACCGACCTGTACTTTGCGTCTGATATTCCGGCGATGTTGCCGTTTACCCGCCAGTTTTATCCGATTCAAAATGGGGAGTACGCGGTGCTGACGCAAGGACACGTGACCATTAAAAAGTTTGCGGATGGCACGGAAATATGTCCGATCTGGCGGTTGGCGGATGAGACCCTTGGCGATGTATTGCTGAATGAGTATGAACATTACATGCGCAAAGAAATTTTTGATCAGCCGAAGGCGCTGCGGGACACGCTTGCAGGTCGCCTGACAGAAGACGGTGTCGAGCTTGCTGAGCTTGCCGCTGCATGGGATGCGGGGCTGTTTGCCCGCGTTCGCAAGATCGATATTGTCGCAAGCGGCACGTCCTATCATGCGGGGTTGATCGGGAAAAAGGCACTTGAACAGCTTCTTCATTTCCCAGTGGCAGCTACGTACTCTTCTGAATTCGTGCATGAACATGCCAACCTGGACGAGACGAATCTTGTCATTCTGCTGAGTCAGTCAGGTGAGACGGCTGATACGCTATCCGCTTTGCGAGAAGCACAGAAATACGGCTGTCCGACGATTGCCATTACAAACACGGCAGGCAGTACGATTTCGCGGAAAGCGGACTGTACCTTGCTGACGAAAGCAGGTCCGGAGCTTGCGGTTGCATCGACAAAAGCGTATACGGCACAAATTGCAACCATGT
It contains:
- the glmS gene encoding glutamine--fructose-6-phosphate transaminase (isomerizing); translation: MSGIVGFIGKRNALPILLDCLDTLDYRGYDSAGIAISDESTIHIRKTVGRIDDLRAVVNRDLVTTGILGIGHTRWATHGIPSEANSHPLTGCDDRFIVVHNGIIENYPQLKRNLLKQGHTFATETDTEVIPHLLEEYDTGDFEKTVQAVLPMLVGSFALAIMSKEQPDMIIAVSQNNPLVLGRDKTDLYFASDIPAMLPFTRQFYPIQNGEYAVLTQGHVTIKKFADGTEICPIWRLADETLGDVLLNEYEHYMRKEIFDQPKALRDTLAGRLTEDGVELAELAAAWDAGLFARVRKIDIVASGTSYHAGLIGKKALEQLLHFPVAATYSSEFVHEHANLDETNLVILLSQSGETADTLSALREAQKYGCPTIAITNTAGSTISRKADCTLLTKAGPELAVASTKAYTAQIATMLLLAVWTAQRMSSLQPTQVADLLAALRQLPTDVESTLIMIDDAIDQLAQVTYDQESLFLIGRGLDYVLALEGALKLQEIAYIHADAYAAGEMKHGTMALITPGMPVIALATQTGSVFDKTISNIREVKARDAFVVGITTVSDDVLADEVDEVMYIPETHPLLMPVLAAIPLQLLAYYAGTVRGNDVDRPRNLAKSLTVE